From Candida dubliniensis CD36 chromosome 7, complete sequence, the proteins below share one genomic window:
- a CDS encoding transcriptional activator, putative (Similar to S. cerevisiae SWT1), whose product MSLPSRYAPEGLSEEDQSRVITVGERTLRRPIEYKLRSLDDKVQSALHTHPNTSDDIEMIPIENAQEVDVISEYIEFLRGNSVYEDKNEMSIEESPEFEIVGGNISFLVLDTNFLISHLNIVDTLKNIASDYGLKLIIPVYVVQELNGLKNSDRLHNSSDGKFTGETVSQLATWANRWIYHALAESSAVVKGQKLSQRISKDLVKDDAIFDCCLYFKQTYPRSLVILLSNDKNLCAKALSNDVLTVSFREDMSARLIAKTIYEENIQRFGKLQTKVEPMAPKIQNHTSPEIAEPSSEWVEKTKQFDGLTTFEQVSDKVYEEIKMILLAALDHCMVAEYGNDLDLIRGYDKNSVTTIEDCAELIIRFWMTVFSQYFYAIPGNFVPFHETGKGRNSRKTPIHVYQPDNSNELRQFVTFWTKVLTVIYDGVMDPTQQTALKWLIVRWNKMADTA is encoded by the coding sequence ATGTCTCTTCCATCTCGATATGCCCCCGAAGGATTGAGTGAAGAGGACCAATCAAGAGTCATAACAGTGGGCGAAAGAACGCTCCGTAGACCTATAGAGTATAAACTAAGATCCTTAGATGATAAAGTACAGCTGGCATTGCACACACACCCAAACACGTCTGATGACATTGAAATGATACCCATTGAAAATGCCCAAGAAGTGGATGTGATATCAGAATATATCGAATTCCTAAGAGGAAACTCAGTATATGAAGATAAAAACGAAATGAGTATTGAGGAATCGCCTGAATTCGAGATTGTTGGGGGgaatatttcatttttggtTCTCGATACAAACTTTTTGATTTCCCATTTGAACATTGTTGATACTTTGAAAAACATCGCTTCGGATTATGGGTTGAAGCTAATTATTCCCGTCTATGTAGTTCAAGAATTAAACGGTCTCAAGAACTCTGATCGCCTACACAACAGCTCAGATGGGAAATTCACGGGTGAAACGGTTTCTCAATTGGCTACATGGGCCAATAGATGGATATACCACGCGTTGGCCGAGTCCCTGGCAGTTGTCAAGGGCCAAAAATTGTCACAGAGAATTTCAAAAGACCTTGTTAAGGATGACGCcatttttgattgttgtttgtaCTTTAAACAGACCTACCCCCGGTCCTTGGTGATTCTCTTATCAAATGACAAAAATCTTTGCGCCAAAGCATTGAGCAATGATGTATTAACAGTGAGTTTCCGTGAAGACATGAGTGCAAGATTGATTGCAAAAACTATATACGAGGAGAACATTCAAAGGTTTGGAAAACTACAAACCAAAGTGGAGCCAATGGCaccaaaaattcaaaaccACACTTCTCCCGAGATTGCGGAGCCGTCCAGTGAGTGGGTAGAAAAGACGAAGCAGTTTGACGGATTGACTACGTTTGAACAGGTTTCTGATAAAGTATACGAAGAgataaaaatgatattgttaGCGGCTTTAGACCATTGTATGGTTGCTGAATATGGTAACGATTTAGATTTGATTCGAGGGTACGACAAAAATAGCGTCACAACTATCGAAGATTGTGCCGAATTGATAATTAGGTTTTGGATGACAGTCTTTCTGCAATACTTTTATGCCATACCCGGTAATTTTGTTCCATTCCACGAGACaggaaaaggaagaaaTTCTCGAAAGACACCAATACACGTTTATCAGCCAGACAACAGCAACGAACTTCGTCAGTTTGTGACTTTTTGGACTAAGGTGCTTACAGTGATTTACGACGGTGTGATGGATCCAACACAACAAACAGCTTTAAAGTGGTTGATCGTCCGTTGGAATAAAATGGCCGATACCGCGTAG
- a CDS encoding glutamate-tRNA ligase, putative (Similar to S. cerevisiae GUS1) — MSFSLSVAGKAPNVPYPVLIAVQFINSSDVDVSIPIEFVDDKTVDSKESIKLVTPGGETFIDQLDALDYLSQTLPELLPERSKSQEWIKFALTKLYVKNFKELAVDLEKLDHHLNFRSFIVGYQYSLADIAIWGVLRANALMGSVIKNGVYANISRWYNLLADDKRFEGSVELMTKSLAELRKAAKSAKTAAAGGKKEAHKASFEIDLPGAEMGKVVTRFPPEPSGYLHIGHAKAAVLNEYFAHKFNGKLIIRFDDTNPTKEKVEFQDSIIEDLELLGIKGDQVTYSSDYFQTMYDLAVKMIKDGNAYCDDTPVDTMREQRMVGDASARRERSVEENLRIFTEEMKNGTEEGLKNCLRAKIDYKAPNKALRDPVIYRCNLTPHHRTGTEWKMYPIYDFCVPVVDSIEGVTHALRTNEYRDRNPQYEWMQKALGLRPVAIWDFGRVNFVRTLLSKRKLQWFVDKNYVSNWDDPRFPTVRGVRRRGMTVEGLRNFIISQGPSRNIINLEWSVIWAMNKKIIDPVAPRFTAVDAKNVVPVRLLNGPKEPYTESKPKHKKNPEVGNKDVIFAAQVLIDQEDADLSEGEEVTFMDWGNIIVSKVNKEGDVVKSVEANLHLEGDFRKTSKKITWLADTKDKVEIDMVDFDHLITKDKLDENDNFEDFITPETEFHTKGFADLNVGKLKAGDIIQFERKGYFRVDKPYDGKPAVLFTIPDGKAVSRYGAKK, encoded by the coding sequence ATGTCATTCAGTTTATCTGTTGCCGGAAAGGCTCCAAATGTTCCTTATCCTGTATTAATTGCagttcaatttatcaactcAAGTGATGTTGATGTGTCGATCccaattgaatttgttgatgacaAAACCGTTGATTCTAAGGAATCGATCAAATTGGTTACACCAGGTGGAGAAACTTTTATTGATCAGTTAGATGCTTTGGATTATTTGTCACAAACTTTACCTGAATTGTTACCGGAAAGAAGCAAATCCCAGGAATGGATCAAATTTGCCTTGACCAAATTGTATGTCAAGAATTTCAAAGAATTGGCAgttgatttggaaaaactTGATCATCACTTGAACTTCCGTTCATTTATTGTTGGCTACCAATACTCGTTAGCCGATATTGCCATTTGGGGTGTTTTGAGAGCCAATGCGTTGATGGGCTCGGTTATCAAAAATGGTGTTTACGCTAATATTTCCAGATGGTACAATTTGTTGGCCGATGACAAAAGATTTGAAGGTTCTGTTGAGTTAATGACTAAATCATTGGCAGAATTGAGAAAAGCTGCTAAATCGGCCAAGACTGCTGCTGCCGGTGGTAAGAAGGAAGCCCACAAGGCcagttttgaaattgactTGCCCGGGGCTGAAATGGGTAAAGTTGTCACTCGTTTCCCACCAGAACCATCTGGTTATTTGCATATTGGTCATGCCAAAGCTGCCGTTTTGAATGAATATTTTGCCCATAAATTCAACGGTAAGTTAATTATCAGATTTGACGATACCAACCCAACTAAGGAAAAAGTTGAGTTCCAAGATTCTATTATTGAAGATTTAGAATTGTTGGGTATTAAAGGTGACCAAGTGACTTACTCTTCAGACTATTTCCAAACCATGTACGACTTGGCTGTTAAGATGATCAAAGACGGTAATGCTTATTGTGACGACACTCCAGTTGACACCATGAGAGAACAAAGAATGGTGGGTGATGCATCAGCAAGAAGAGAAAGGTCTGTTGAAGAAAACTTGAGAATTTTCACTGAGGAAATGAAGAATGGGACTGAAGAAGggttgaaaaattgtttgagGGCCAAGATTGATTACAAGGCTCCAAACAAGGCGTTGAGGGATCCGGTTATTTACAGATGTAACTTGACACCTCATCACAGAACTGGCACTGAATGGAAGATGTACCCAATTTATGATTTCTGTGTTCCTGTTGTTGATTCGATTGAAGGGGTCACCCATGCCTTGAGAACCAACGAATACAGAGACCGTAATCCGCAATATGAATGGATGCAAAAAGCTTTGGGTTTGCGTCCAGTTGCTATTTGGGATTTCGGAAGAGTTAACTTTGTTAGGACTTTGTTGTCAAAGAGAAAGTTGCAATGGTTTGTTGACAAGAATTACGTTTCCAACTGGGATGATCCAAGATTCCCAACTGTTAGAGGGGTTAGAAGAAGAGGTATGACAGTTGAAGGGTTGagaaatttcattatttcaCAAGGTCCTTCAAGGAACATTATTAACTTGGAGTGGTCAGTTATTTGGGCCATGAACAAAAAGATCATTGATCCTGTTGCGCCAAGATTCACTGCTGTTGATGCCAAGAACGTTGTACCAGTGAGATTATTAAACGGGCCAAAAGAACCATACACTGAATCGAAACCTAAACATAAAAAGAACCCCGAGGTTGGTAACAAGGATGTTATTTTTGCTGCTCAAGTTTTGATTGACCAAGAAGATGCTGATTTGAGTGAAGGTGAAGAAGTTACTTTTATGGACTGGGgtaatattattgtttccAAAGTCAACAAAGAAGGTGATGTTGTTAAATCAGTTGAAGCCAATTTACATTTGGAAGGTGATTTCCGTAAGACTTCTAAGAAGATTACTTGGTTGGCTGATACCAAAGATaaagttgaaattgatatgGTTGATTTCGATCATTTGATTACTAAAGACAAGTTAGATGAAAATGACAATTTTGAAGATTTCATTACTCCGGAAACTGAATTCCACACTAAAGGGTTTGCTGATTTGAATGTTGGAAAATTGAAGGCTGGTgatattattcaatttgaaagaaaaggtTACTTTAGAGTAGATAAGCCATATGATGGTAAACCGGCTGTGTTGTTTACTATTCCAGATGGTAAAGCGGTTTCTAGATACGGTGCCAAAAAATAG
- a CDS encoding sporulation protein, putative (Similar to S. cerevisiae RMD8;~In S. cerevisiae: required for meiotic nuclear division) yields the protein MSGNSHSTRLSSNRPTAKRSPSILVTDVRSDKVKGARAPFAGQSYKKQQQQLQQHSNYSFQQSQHLNALQSRFKNKYTDISVDKLLSKSSDIPSGLSRLPPRLTRQSYGSSSSSPPPPIQGSYAAEPRRNIRSIPKLSQSLPSRTSKTSQKLVLIPDHQRSPSPPTSSAHETASAELQAQMMRSRAELMPKEKRAEEFSRMTAYFICEEFNLTEVAKFLRKKHEVKPRLYDEALYVPYALPLLPGSDGVRVKSNNTAKLLAKNKYMETMINKNEQKTHLYEYYSGVETPEDANNYSMDPEFENVDSNTPFEPSEPQYFAPPLETSRASEDNESTNSKKNVPGSTSASVQDVSKHHAEMFVFEFGVIVFWNFSEIHEKNILADLAFSDKDLLINPIDEQDIETEEFHYEYDHQILRPRIYNDMITLRSADHLIKLTMSYAIAQSTKLELFETRIVKTLHVISKLPKKLALSGKIGIDHVKLVKKKGKLLKIRVDINLSSSILDTPEFFWSMEPALHPLYNGVREYLELDQRVQVLNDRLQVFLEFIEYVDEKSSSRITWMIIAIITLSLSVSLFELSLNLF from the coding sequence ATGAGTGGGAATTCTCATAGCACGAGACTTTCATCTAACAGACCCACAGCAAAACGGTCTCCTTCCATTCTTGTTACTGATGTCAGAAGCGATAAAGTCAAAGGGGCAAGAGCTCCATTTGCTGGTCAAAGCTACAAAaagcaacagcaacagttACAACAACATTCCAATTACAGCTTCCAACAACTGCAGCATCTCAATGCTTTACAACTGCgattcaaaaataaatatactGATATTTCAGTAGACAAATTATTAAGCAAGTCAAGTGATATTCCTTCCGGGTTGAGTAGATTACCCCCTCGATTAACCAGGCAAAGCTATGGTAGTTCTTCATCTTCGCCGCCACCACCCATTCAAGGCTCATATGCAGCAGAaccaagaagaaatataaGAAGCATCCCCAAACTTTCTCAATCACTACCATCAAGAACGTCGAAAACGTCCCAGaaattggttttgattCCTGATCACCAAAGACTGCCTTCACCCCCAACGTCTTCTGCACACGAGACAGCCAGCGCTGAATTACAAGCACAAATGATGCGCTCAAGAGCAGAGTTGATGCCAAAGGAAAAACGAGCTGAAGAGTTTAGCCGAATGACCGCTTATTTTATATGTGAAGAATTCAACTTAACCGAGGTAGCAAAGTTTTTGCGTAAAAAGCATGAAGTGAAACCAAGGCTATATGACGAGGCATTATACGTACCTTATGCACTCCCCTTATTACCAGGAAGTGATGGTGTCCGagttaaatcaaataataccGCAAAACTATTAGccaaaaacaaatacatGGAGACAATGATCAACAAAAACGAACAGAAAACTCATCTCTACGAATACTATTCTGGCGTAGAAACACCCGAAGACGCAAATAATTACTCCATGGATCCGGAATTCGAAAATGTCGATAGCAATACACCCTTTGAACCGTCAGAACCTCAATATTTTGCTCCCCCTTTAGAAACTAGCAGGGCTAGTGAAGACAATGAAAGTACCAACAGCAAAAAGAATGTCCCGGGTTCTACGTCTGCTTCTGTCCAGGACGTGTCCAAGCACCATGCAGAaatgtttgtttttgaatttggtgTTATTGTGTTTTGGAATTTCTCAGAAATCCATGAAAAGAATATTCTTGCAGATTTAGCCTTTTCAGACAAAGACTTGCTAATCAACCCCATTGATGAACAAGATATTGAGACCGAGGAATTCCATTATGAATATGATCATCAGATCCTTCGTCCAAGGATTTATAACGACATGATAACTTTGAGAAGCGCCGACCATTTGATCAAGCTTACCATGTCATATGCCATAGCACAACTGACAAAGTTGGAACTCTTTGAGACAAGAATCGTGAAAACCTTACATGTCATTTCAAAACTTCCAAAAAAACTTGCACTTTCAGGGAAAATTGGAATAGATCATGTGAAATTAGTTAAAAAGAAGGGTAAACTACTCAAAATTAGAGTAGATATCAATTTGTCAAGTTCAATTTTGGACACACCAGAATTCTTTTGGTCAATGGAGCCAGCATTGCATCCGTTATATAATGGCGTAAGAGAATATTTGGAACTCGATCAACGTGTACAAGTCTTGAATGACCGTCTTCAAGTCTTCCTAGAATTTATTGAGTATGTGGATGAGAAAAGCTCTAGTCGAATAACCTGGATGATTATTGCCATCATCACACTCAGTTTGCTGGTTAGTTTATTTGAACTTTCTCTCAATCTTTTCTAG